One genomic window of Penaeus chinensis breed Huanghai No. 1 chromosome 35, ASM1920278v2, whole genome shotgun sequence includes the following:
- the LOC125043998 gene encoding 5-hydroxytryptamine receptor-like translates to MSPTLQPPPSPRAPPVGATSIPAGLPAGMRSLAQTLPVLKVPTLKLEEEEDVGELQYAGGVVNGQEELATVASNAATSVVTEMVSLCLDYENCTNMTQPMMDNCTMNCTVEVDSENAERNYWTLLLLLFPVFTIFGNILVLMSVYKERSLQTVTNYLIMSLAVADLLLAALVMPFAVYYLVSQALGLSMPHSQRPHLKGIIMGLVYFTRNDMQRLVCMCVCDLAKLFVLSHLHRCMQTSSFHDDQWHIPVRRRTLIRLFI, encoded by the coding sequence ATGTCACCCACACTACAGCCACCCCCGTCGCCTCGCGCCCCACCTGTGGGAGCCACCTCCATACCCGCTGGCCTACCCGCGGGGATGCGCTCCCTGGCGCAGACATTGCCCGTTTTAAAGGTGCCCACGttaaagttggaggaggaggaggatgtgggcgAGCTTCAGTACGCGGGCGGCGTGGTGAACGGGCAAGAGGAGTTGGCGACGGTTGCCTCCAACGCCGCCACGTCCGTCGTCACCGAGATGGTTAGCCTGTGTTTGGACTACGAAAATTGCACCAACATGACGCAGCCGATGATGGACAACTGCACCATGAACTGTACCGTGGAAGTGGACAGCGAGAACGCAGAGCGGAACTACTGGACGCTGCTTCTCTTGCTGTTCCCGGTGTTCACGATCTTCGGTAACATCCTGGTGCTCATGTCAGTGTATAAAGAACGTTCCCTGCAGACGGTCACGAATTACTTAATCATGTCGCTCGCGGTCGCCGACTTGCTGTTGGCCGCCCTCGTCATGCCCTTCGCAGTCTACTATCTGGTAAGTCAGGCGCTTGGGCTCTCAATGCCTCACTCTCAGAGGCCTCATCTAAAGGGCATAATCATGGGTCTTGTTTACTTCACTCGAAATGATATGCAAcgattagtatgtatgtgtgtgtgcgatttgGCGAAGTTATTCGTTCTATCGCATTTACACAGGTGTATGCAAACCTCTAGTTTCCATGATGATCAATGGCATATTCCCGTACGCCGGAGGACCTTGAttcgattatttatataa